A genomic stretch from Setaria viridis chromosome 1, Setaria_viridis_v4.0, whole genome shotgun sequence includes:
- the LOC117860009 gene encoding 4-coumarate--CoA ligase 3: MGSMDESAAAVSVPVSEEKPVVFRSKLPDIEINNSQSLQAYCFGKMGEVAARPCLIDGQTGASYTYAEVESLTRRAASGLRRMGVGKGDVVMNLLRNCPEFAFSFLGAARLGAATTTANPFYTPHEIHRQAEAAGARLIVTEACAVEKVRGFAAERGIPVVTVDGRFEGCVEFAEVIGAEELEADADVHPDDVVALPYSSGTTGLPKGVMLTHRSLITSVAQQVDGENPNLYFSKDDVLLCLLPLFHIYSLNSVLLAGLRAGSAIVIMRKFDLGALVDLVRRHRITIAPFVPPIVVEIAKSPRVTADDLASIRMVMSGAAPMGKDLQDAFMAKIPNAVLGQGYGMTEAGPVLAMCLAFAKEPFQVKSGSCGTVVRNAELKIVDPDTGAALGRNQPGEILIRGEQIMKGYLNDPESTKNTIDKDGWLHTGDIGYVDDDDEIFIVDRLKEIIKYKGFQVPPAELEALLITHPEIKDAAVVSMKDDLAGEIPVAFIVRTEGSELTEDEIKQFVAKEVVFYKKIHKVFFTDFIPKNPSGKILRKDLRARLAAAVH; the protein is encoded by the exons ATGGGTTCCATGGacgagtcggcggcggcggtgtcggtGCCGGTGtcggaggagaagccggtggtGTTCCGGTCGAAGCTGCCGGACATCGAGATCAACAACAGCCAGTCGCTGCAGGCCTACTGCTTCGGCAAGatgggggaggtggcggcgcgcccCTGCCTGATCGACGGGCAGACCGGCGCGTCCTACACCTACGCGGAGGTGGAGTCCCTGACGCGGCGCGCCGCGTCGGGGCTCCGACGGATGGGCGTGGGCAAGGGCGACGTGGTCATGAACCTGCTCCGCAACTGCCCCGAGTTCGCCTTCTCGTtcctcggcgcggcgcggctgggCGCCGCCACCACGACGGCGAACCCGTTCTACACCCCGCACGAGATCCACCgccaggcggaggcggcgggcgccaGGCTCATCGTCACCGAGGCCTGCGCCGTGGAGAAGGTTCGCGGGTTCGCGGCGGAGCGGGGCATCCCCGTCGTCACCGTCGACGGGAGGTTCGAGGGATGCGTGGAGTTCGCCGAGGTGATCGGCGCCGAGGAGCTggaggccgacgccgacgtccacCCCGACGACGTCGTCGCGCTGCCCTACTCCTCCGGCACCACCGGGCTCCCCAAGGGCGTCATGCTCACCCACCGCAGCCTCATCACCAGCGTCGCGCAGCAG GTTGACGGCGAGAACCCGAACCTGTACTTCAGCAAGGACGACGTGCTGCTGTGCCTGCTGCCGCTGTTCCACATCTACTCGCTCAACTCGGTGCTCCTGGCGGGGCTCCGGGCGGGCTCCGCCATCGTGATCATGCGCAAGTTCGACCTGGGCGCGCTCGTCGACCTGGTGCGCCGCCACAGGATCACCATCGCGCCCTTCGTGCCCCCCATCGTGGTCGAGATCGCCAAGAGCCCCCGCGTCACCGCCGACGACCTCGCATCCATCCGCATGGTCATGTCCGGCGCCGCCCCCATGGGCAAGGACCTCCAGGACGCGTTCATGGCCAAGATCCCCAACGCCGTGCTCGGCCAG GGGTACGGGATGACGGAGGCCGGGCCGGTGCTGGCGATGTGCCTGGCGTTCGCCAAGGAGCCGTTCCAGGTGAAGTCCGGGTCGTGCGGCACGGTGGTGCGGAACGCGGAGCTCAAGATCGTCGACCCCGACACCGGCGCGGCCCTCGGCCGGAACCAGCCCGGCGAGATCTTAATCCGCGGGGAGCAGATCATGAAAG GTTACCTGAACGACccggagtcgacgaagaacacCATCGACAAGGACGGCTGGCTGCACACCGGGGACATCGGCtacgtcgacgacgacgacgagatcTTCATCGTCGACAGGCTGAAGGAGATCATCAAGTACAAGGGGTTCCAGGTGCCGCCGGCCGAGCTTGAGGCACTCCTCATCACGCACCCGGAGATCAAGGACGCCGCCGTCGTATC AATGAAGGATGATCTCGCTGGTGAAATCCCGGTCGCCTTCATCGTGCGGACAGAAGGGTCTGAACTCACCGAGGATGAGATCAAGCAATTTGTTGCCAAGGAG GTGGTGTTCTACAAGAAGATCCACAAGGTCTTCTTCACCGACTTCATCCCCAAGAACCCTTCCGGCAAGATCCTACGGAAGGACTTGAGAGCAAGGCTCGCCGCTGCCGTCCACTGA
- the LOC117836352 gene encoding probable small nuclear ribonucleoprotein F, protein MATVPVNPKPFLNNLTGKPVIVKLKWGMEYKGYLVSVDSYMNLQLANTEEYIDGQFSGNLGEILIRCNNVMYLRGVPEDAEIEDAE, encoded by the exons ATGGCG ACTGTGCCAGTTAACCCAAAACCTTTCTTGAACAACCTGACAGGGAAGCCTGTAATTGTCAAACTTAAGTGGGGTATGGAGTACAAAG GTTATCTTGTTTCTGTGGACTCTTATATGAACCTTCAG CTTGCTAACACAGAGGAGTACATTGATGGGCAATTCTCTGGAAACCTGGGAGAGATTTTGATCCG GTGCAACAATGTTATGTACCTCCGAGGTGTTCCAGAGGATGCGGAGATAGAGGATGCGGAGTGA
- the LOC117853181 gene encoding fasciclin-like arabinogalactan protein 3 has product MAPTSKLPLLLATLAVLLPAPRSLGAGFGAGAGAIDITKILAGFPEFSTFSAMLTETSVALAIRGRDKVTVLAPNNTAVAAAFGGMPRVPRSLLADLLALHVVLDYVDEPRLGALRRGRGGDGTVVTTLLQALRAPPRGVGFLRVCSGDGGRGTIITSAATVGRRNAIVERQVAAQPYSVAVLQVSGFVIPPGIRVPRAFPPRASRHMVAPPGQAKEELVKKSDTSHI; this is encoded by the exons ATGGCGCCCACCAGCAAGCTGCCGTTGCTCCTCGCCAcgctcgccgtcctcctccccgcgccgcgcAGCCTCGGCGCCGGCTTCGGCGCGGGTGCGGGCGCCATCGACATCACCAAGATCCTCGCCGGCTTCCCGGAGTTCAGCACCTTCAGCGCCATGCTCACCGAGACCAGCGTCGCGCTCGCCATCCGCGGCCGCGACAAGGTCACCGTTCTGGCCCCCAACaacaccgccgtcgccgcggcgttCGGCGGCATGCCGCGCGTCCCGCGGTCGCTGCTGGCGGACCTCCTCGCGCTCCACGTCGTGCTCGACTACGTCGACGAGCCCAGGCTCGGCGCGCTGCGGCGGGGCCGCGGTGGCGACGGGACCGTGGTCACCACGCTGCTGCAGGCTCTGCGCGCGCCACCGCGCGGCGTGGGGTTCCTCCGCGTCTGCTCCGgggacggcggccgcggcacgATCATCACCTCCGCGGCGACCGTGGGGCGCCGGAACGCCATTGTCGAGAGGCAGGTCGCCGCGCAACCGTACAGCGTCGCCGTGCTGCAGGTGAGCGGCTTCGTCATCCCGCCGGGCATCAGGGTCCCGCGGGCGTTCCCGCCGAGGGCGAGCAGGCACatggtggcgccgccgggccag GCAAAAGAGGAATTGGTCAAGAAATCTGATACTTCCCACATTTAG